A region of Streptomyces halobius DNA encodes the following proteins:
- the mltG gene encoding endolytic transglycosylase MltG → MTEYGRGYGSEPWHPEDPLYGDQGSYGGQAQQAQWGGAQSAPYPQQHYGGGWDGSQGGQPPHDPYDPYGPQADPYSGAGTDYYGAQDAYAPHPQRVQQQAPLHPQQHQVPHQRYPSQQYEQYETPVEPQFDDTAGDDWQDGPQPREREPEHPFFADDDEDDGRSEPGSRERRSGRERRGKKNKRRSGRACLVITLVFAGAVGTVGYFGYDFFMSHFGPAPDYEGQGSGDVQVEIPPGSTILQMGLILKKEGVVKSADAFTEAAVDSKKDKVLQPGTYSLRKRMSAAAAVELMVDPKSRNGLTVREGLRAAAVYELIDKKLKLKAGTTKGVAKSQAKNLGLPSWANDSPKIKDPLEGFLYPSTYSVGDDAKPADVLKMMVGRATQEYGKYDLEANARKLHLKSPLQLITVASLTQAEGMTHDDFRKMAAVVYNRLAPGNTDTNQKLEFDSAFNYLKNQSKIDISADEIRSYDDPYNTYFYRGLPPGPIGNPGADALRATINPDTTKKWLYFISIDQKKTDFTTNFADHQKLVREFNKRRQEQRQNGN, encoded by the coding sequence ATGACCGAGTATGGCCGGGGCTACGGCTCCGAACCGTGGCATCCCGAGGACCCGCTCTACGGAGACCAGGGTTCCTACGGAGGCCAGGCGCAGCAGGCCCAGTGGGGCGGAGCCCAGTCCGCCCCGTATCCCCAGCAGCACTACGGCGGGGGCTGGGACGGCTCGCAGGGCGGGCAACCGCCGCACGACCCGTACGACCCCTATGGCCCGCAGGCCGATCCGTACAGCGGTGCGGGCACCGACTACTACGGCGCTCAGGACGCTTACGCGCCCCACCCCCAGCGGGTGCAGCAGCAGGCACCACTGCACCCGCAGCAGCATCAGGTGCCGCACCAGCGGTACCCGTCGCAGCAGTACGAGCAGTACGAGACCCCCGTCGAGCCGCAGTTCGACGACACCGCCGGCGATGACTGGCAGGACGGGCCGCAGCCGCGCGAACGGGAGCCGGAGCACCCGTTCTTCGCGGACGATGATGAGGACGACGGCCGTTCCGAGCCCGGATCGCGTGAGCGCCGGTCCGGCCGCGAGCGCCGCGGCAAGAAGAACAAACGACGCAGCGGCCGGGCGTGCCTGGTCATCACCTTGGTGTTCGCCGGGGCCGTCGGGACCGTCGGTTACTTCGGCTATGACTTCTTCATGAGTCACTTCGGACCGGCGCCTGATTACGAGGGGCAGGGGTCCGGTGACGTGCAGGTCGAGATTCCACCGGGCTCAACGATTCTGCAGATGGGCTTGATCCTCAAGAAGGAAGGCGTGGTCAAGAGCGCCGACGCCTTCACCGAGGCGGCCGTCGACAGCAAGAAGGACAAAGTCCTGCAGCCGGGGACCTATTCGCTGCGCAAGAGGATGTCGGCAGCCGCGGCCGTCGAGCTCATGGTGGATCCCAAGAGCCGTAACGGCCTGACGGTCCGCGAGGGTCTCCGCGCCGCCGCGGTCTATGAGCTCATCGACAAGAAGCTCAAGCTCAAGGCGGGCACCACCAAGGGAGTAGCCAAGAGCCAGGCCAAGAATCTCGGACTGCCGTCCTGGGCCAATGACTCCCCGAAGATCAAGGACCCGTTGGAGGGCTTCCTCTATCCCTCGACATACAGCGTCGGCGACGACGCGAAGCCCGCAGACGTCCTCAAGATGATGGTGGGCCGGGCCACCCAGGAGTACGGGAAGTACGACCTGGAGGCGAACGCCCGGAAGCTCCACCTGAAGTCTCCGCTGCAGCTCATCACCGTCGCCAGCCTCACCCAGGCCGAAGGGATGACGCACGACGACTTCCGGAAGATGGCCGCGGTCGTCTACAACCGGCTCGCCCCGGGCAATACCGACACGAACCAGAAGCTCGAATTCGACTCGGCGTTCAACTACCTGAAGAACCAGAGCAAGATCGATATCAGCGCGGACGAGATCCGGTCGTACGACGACCCCTACAACACGTACTTTTACCGGGGCCTGCCGCCCGGCCCGATCGGAAACCCGGGAGCCGACGCGCTGCGGGCGACCATCAACCCGGACACCACCAAGAAGTGGCTCTACTTCATCTCGATAGACCAGAAGAAGACCGACTTCACCACGAATTTCGCCGATCACCAGAAGCTCGTCCGGGAATTCAACAAGCGGCGGCAAGAGCAGCGGCAGAACGGAAACTGA
- a CDS encoding shikimate dehydrogenase produces MSDNKAVGGKKRAAVLGSPIAHSLSPVLHRAAYEALGLNEWTYDRFDVDEAALPGFLEKLGPEWRGLSLTMPLKRAVIPLLDEISDSAASVEAVNTVLFEENGRRVGDNTDIPGMLAALRERGVGQVERASILGAGATASSALAALPRICTGEVIAYVRSAARADEMSGWGERLGVTVRTAPWEDAAEALRAPLVIATTPAGTTDALAAAVPEHPGTLFDVLYEPWPTTLATAWAAHGGAVVGGLDLLVHQAVLQVEQMTGRAPAPLGAMRKAGEAALAAR; encoded by the coding sequence GTGTCGGACAACAAGGCTGTAGGTGGCAAAAAGCGGGCGGCGGTCCTCGGATCACCCATCGCACACTCCCTCTCGCCGGTGCTGCACCGCGCTGCGTACGAGGCTCTGGGCCTGAATGAATGGACGTACGACCGGTTCGACGTCGACGAGGCGGCGCTGCCGGGGTTCCTGGAGAAGCTCGGTCCGGAATGGCGGGGCCTCTCGCTGACGATGCCGCTGAAGCGGGCGGTGATTCCGCTGCTCGACGAGATCAGCGACAGTGCGGCCTCAGTAGAGGCGGTCAACACCGTCCTCTTCGAGGAGAATGGCCGCCGCGTCGGCGACAACACCGACATCCCGGGCATGCTCGCCGCGCTCCGTGAGCGCGGCGTGGGACAGGTCGAACGGGCATCGATCCTGGGGGCCGGCGCCACCGCCTCCTCGGCGCTCGCCGCGCTGCCCCGTATCTGCACCGGTGAGGTGATCGCGTACGTCCGCAGCGCGGCGCGCGCGGACGAGATGAGCGGCTGGGGGGAGCGGCTCGGCGTCACGGTCCGCACCGCACCCTGGGAGGACGCCGCCGAGGCGCTGCGGGCACCGCTGGTCATCGCCACCACACCGGCCGGCACCACGGACGCGCTCGCCGCCGCCGTCCCCGAGCACCCCGGCACGCTCTTCGACGTCCTGTACGAGCCCTGGCCGACGACGCTGGCCACGGCCTGGGCAGCGCACGGCGGCGCGGTGGTCGGCGGCCTCGACCTGCTGGTGCACCAGGCGGTTCTTCAGGTCGAGCAGATGACCGGCCGGGCGCCGGCGCCGCTGGGCGCTATGCGCAAGGCCGGGGAGGCGGCTCTGGCTGCGCGCTGA
- the aroC gene encoding chorismate synthase, which yields MSRLRWLTAGESHGPALVATLEGLPAGVPITTELVADHLARRRLGYGRGARMKFERDEITFLGGVRHGLTLGSPVAIMVGNTEWPKWEQVMAADPVDEAELAALARNAPLTRPRPGHADLAGMQKYGFDEARPVLERASARETAARVALGAVARSFLKETAGIEIVSHVAELAAAKAPYGVYPEPSDVEKLDADPVRCLDADASKAMVAEIDQAHKDGDTLGGVVEVLAYGVPVGLGSHVHWDRRLDARLAAALMGIQAIKGVEVGDGFDLARVPGSKAHDEIVATREGGITRASGRSGGTEGGLSTGELLRVRAAMKPIATVPRALATVDVTTGEATKAHHQRSDVCAVPAAGIVAEAMVALVLADAVVEKFGGDSVPETRRNVRGFLDNLAIK from the coding sequence TTGAGCAGGTTGCGCTGGCTGACTGCGGGGGAGTCGCACGGCCCCGCCCTTGTTGCGACGCTGGAGGGGCTTCCCGCCGGCGTGCCGATCACCACTGAGCTGGTGGCGGACCACCTGGCCCGGCGGCGTCTTGGTTATGGCCGTGGTGCGCGGATGAAGTTCGAGCGTGATGAGATCACGTTCCTGGGCGGGGTCCGGCACGGTCTGACGCTGGGCTCCCCGGTGGCGATCATGGTCGGTAACACCGAGTGGCCGAAGTGGGAGCAGGTGATGGCGGCCGACCCGGTGGACGAGGCGGAGCTGGCCGCGCTGGCCCGCAATGCGCCGCTGACCCGCCCCCGCCCCGGGCACGCCGACCTGGCCGGGATGCAGAAGTACGGTTTCGACGAGGCCCGCCCGGTCCTGGAGCGCGCCTCGGCCCGCGAGACCGCCGCCCGCGTCGCCCTCGGCGCCGTCGCCCGTTCCTTTCTGAAGGAGACGGCGGGGATCGAGATCGTCTCGCATGTGGCCGAGCTGGCCGCGGCGAAGGCCCCCTACGGCGTCTACCCCGAGCCGTCCGACGTCGAGAAGCTGGACGCGGATCCGGTGCGCTGTCTGGACGCCGATGCGAGCAAGGCGATGGTCGCCGAGATCGACCAGGCCCACAAGGACGGGGACACGCTGGGCGGTGTGGTCGAGGTGCTGGCGTACGGCGTGCCGGTGGGCCTCGGGTCGCATGTGCACTGGGACCGTCGGCTGGACGCCCGGCTGGCCGCCGCGTTGATGGGTATCCAGGCGATCAAGGGTGTTGAGGTCGGCGATGGCTTTGACCTGGCGCGGGTGCCGGGGTCGAAGGCGCATGACGAGATCGTGGCGACGCGGGAGGGCGGGATCACGCGTGCGTCGGGTCGCTCCGGTGGTACCGAGGGCGGGCTGTCGACCGGTGAACTGCTGCGTGTGCGTGCGGCGATGAAGCCGATCGCGACGGTGCCGCGTGCGCTGGCGACCGTGGATGTGACCACGGGTGAGGCGACGAAGGCGCATCATCAGCGGTCGGATGTGTGCGCGGTGCCGGCCGCCGGGATTGTCGCGGAGGCGATGGTGGCGCTGGTGTTGGCGGATGCGGTGGTGGAGAAGTTCGGCGGCGACAGTGTGCCGGAGACCCGTCGTAATGTGCGGGGCTTCCTCGACAATCTGGCGATCAAATGA
- a CDS encoding shikimate kinase: protein MTSPVVVLIGPPGAGKSTVGALLAERLGTVYRDTDADIVATAGKPIPEIFIDEGEPHFRELEREAVRTALEGHDGVLSLGGGAIMDADTRKQLTGLPVVFLDVELADAVKRVGLDAPRPLLAVNPRKQWRELMERRRPLYTEVARAVIATGGRTPAEVVDAILDALEPGRTAGGAPQAANREEQA, encoded by the coding sequence ATGACGTCCCCCGTCGTCGTACTGATCGGCCCGCCCGGCGCCGGAAAGTCCACGGTGGGCGCGCTGCTCGCCGAGCGGCTGGGCACGGTCTACCGCGACACCGACGCCGATATCGTCGCCACGGCCGGCAAGCCGATTCCGGAGATCTTCATCGACGAGGGCGAGCCGCACTTCCGTGAGCTGGAGCGGGAGGCCGTCCGCACGGCCCTCGAAGGCCATGACGGGGTGCTCTCGCTCGGCGGCGGCGCGATCATGGACGCCGACACCCGCAAACAGCTGACGGGGCTGCCGGTGGTCTTCCTGGACGTCGAACTCGCCGACGCCGTCAAGCGGGTGGGCCTGGACGCCCCCCGCCCGCTGCTCGCCGTCAATCCGCGCAAGCAGTGGCGCGAGCTGATGGAGCGCCGCCGGCCGCTCTACACCGAGGTAGCACGCGCCGTGATCGCCACCGGGGGCCGCACCCCCGCGGAGGTCGTCGACGCGATCCTGGACGCTTTGGAGCCGGGGCGGACCGCGGGCGGCGCCCCGCAGGCCGCCAACAGGGAGGAACAGGCATGA
- the aroB gene encoding 3-dehydroquinate synthase produces MTEQATRIQVGGTAGTDPYEVLVGRQLLGELPGLIGEGAKRVAVLHPEALAATGEALREDLAGQGYEVIAVQLPNAEESKTAEVAAYCWKALGQTGFTRSDVIVGVGGGATTDLAGFVAATWLRGVRWIAVPTTVLGMVDAAVGGKTGINTAEGKNLVGAFHPPAGVLCDLAALDSLPVHDYVSGLAEVIKAGFIADPAILDLIESDPEAAKRPDGAHTAELIERAIRVKAEVVSADLKESGLREILNYGHTLAHAIEKNERYNWRHGAAVSVGMVFAAELGRIAGRLDDATADRHRAVLESVGLPLTYRGDQWPKLLETMKVDKKSRGDRLRFIVLDGLAKPAVLESPDPAMLLAAHAEIAS; encoded by the coding sequence ATGACGGAGCAGGCCACCCGTATCCAGGTCGGCGGCACGGCCGGTACCGACCCGTACGAGGTGCTGGTCGGGCGACAGCTGCTCGGCGAACTCCCGGGCCTGATCGGGGAGGGCGCCAAGCGGGTCGCGGTGCTGCACCCGGAGGCGCTGGCCGCCACGGGTGAGGCGCTGCGCGAGGACCTCGCCGGCCAGGGCTACGAGGTGATCGCGGTCCAGCTGCCGAACGCCGAGGAGTCCAAGACCGCCGAGGTCGCCGCGTACTGCTGGAAGGCGCTCGGGCAGACCGGCTTCACCCGCAGCGATGTGATCGTCGGCGTCGGCGGCGGCGCCACCACCGACCTGGCCGGCTTCGTGGCCGCGACCTGGCTGCGCGGGGTGCGCTGGATCGCCGTACCGACCACCGTCCTGGGCATGGTGGACGCGGCGGTCGGCGGCAAGACCGGCATCAACACCGCCGAGGGCAAGAACCTCGTCGGCGCCTTCCACCCGCCGGCCGGCGTCCTGTGCGACCTGGCCGCCCTCGACTCCCTCCCGGTCCACGACTACGTCTCCGGGCTGGCCGAGGTCATCAAGGCCGGCTTCATCGCCGATCCGGCGATCCTCGACCTGATCGAGTCCGACCCGGAGGCCGCCAAGCGCCCGGACGGCGCGCACACCGCCGAGCTGATCGAGCGGGCGATCCGGGTCAAGGCCGAGGTGGTCTCCGCGGACCTCAAGGAGTCCGGTCTGCGGGAGATCCTCAACTACGGCCACACCCTGGCGCACGCCATCGAGAAGAACGAGCGCTACAACTGGCGGCACGGCGCGGCCGTTTCCGTCGGTATGGTCTTCGCCGCCGAACTCGGCCGGATCGCGGGCCGCCTGGACGACGCCACCGCCGACCGGCACCGCGCGGTCCTGGAGTCCGTCGGGCTGCCGCTGACCTACCGCGGCGACCAGTGGCCCAAGCTGCTGGAGACCATGAAGGTCGACAAGAAGTCCCGCGGCGACCGGCTGCGCTTCATCGTCCTCGACGGCCTGGCCAAACCGGCCGTCCTGGAGAGCCCGGACCCGGCGATGCTGCTGGCCGCACACGCGGAGATCGCATCGTGA
- the aroQ gene encoding type II 3-dehydroquinate dehydratase gives MTRRVLVLNGPNLGRLGSREPDVYGATSYAGLVEQCTALGQELGFEAEVRETNDEGEMVRWLHEAADGSIPVVINPGAFTHYSYAMRDAAAQRTAPLIEVHISNPYAREEFRHNSVIAAVASGTVAGFGVGSYRLALRALAEELDT, from the coding sequence ATGACCCGGCGGGTGCTCGTCCTCAACGGTCCCAACCTCGGCCGGCTGGGCTCGCGTGAGCCCGACGTGTACGGCGCCACCTCCTACGCCGGGCTGGTCGAGCAGTGCACCGCGCTCGGCCAGGAGCTGGGTTTCGAAGCGGAGGTCCGGGAGACCAACGACGAAGGGGAGATGGTCCGTTGGCTGCACGAAGCCGCCGACGGATCGATTCCGGTCGTGATCAACCCCGGTGCCTTCACGCACTATTCGTACGCGATGCGGGACGCGGCCGCCCAGCGCACCGCCCCGCTCATCGAGGTGCACATCTCCAACCCGTACGCACGCGAGGAGTTCCGGCACAATTCGGTGATCGCGGCGGTCGCCAGCGGTACGGTCGCCGGCTTCGGCGTCGGCTCGTACCGTCTCGCGCTCCGGGCGCTGGCCGAGGAGCTGGACACGTAG